From Penaeus vannamei isolate JL-2024 chromosome 12, ASM4276789v1, whole genome shotgun sequence, the proteins below share one genomic window:
- the LOC113825467 gene encoding duodenase-1-like, with translation MCAIIVFVFTAICYPAVAGVPIRQLTPVPPIEVPAKGPPLPESTGGLPPPGQRIVGGREALPHEHGYQACLLKKTRYLCGGAILSDMFILTSANCVSDSAQLYVLVGRYNLLEAESSSQRIPVGKVFIHPDFHASLSHLKADIALVKLKKKIDMNDKVFPIKLPTSDAYNGMPLVVTGWGKTCK, from the exons ATGTGTGCGATAATAGTTTTCGTTTTTACAGCCATCTGCTATCCTGCCGTGGCTGGTGTGCCCATTCGGCAACTT ACACCTGTTCCTCCAATCGAGGTCCCTGCTAAAGGACCTCCTCTTCCTGAGTCTACTGGAGGACTTCCTCCTC CTGGCCAGCGGATCGTGGGAGGCCGCGAGGCATTGCCGCACGAGCACGGATACCAGGCGTGTCTTCTTAAGAAAACTCGTTATCTTTGTGGGGGCGCTATCCTCAGTGATATGTTTATCTTGACATCTGCCAACTGCGTATCAGA TTCTGCGCAATTGTATGTACTTGTGGGCCGCTACAATTTACTGGAAGCGGAGAGCAGTAGCCAGAGGATTCCGGTTGGGAAAGTATTTATTCACCCGGACTTTCATGCCAGTCTGAGTCACTTAAAGGCTGATATTGCTCttgtgaaattgaaaaagaagatagatatgaatg aTAAAGTTTTCCCTATCAAATTGCCGACTAGTGACGCGTACAATGGTATGCCTCTGGTGGTCACTGGGTGGGGGAAAACTTGTAAGTAA
- the LOC113804639 gene encoding chymotrypsin BII-like: MCAIIVFVFTAICYPAVAGVPIRQLTPVPPIEVPAKGPPLPESTGGPPPGQRIVGGREALPHEHGYQACLLKKTRYLCGGAILSDMFILTSANCVSDSAQLYVLVGRYNLLEAESSSQRIPVGKVFIHPDFHASLSHLKADIALVKLKKKIDMNDKVFPIKLPTSDAYNGMPLVVTGWGKTLHAHGPGFIPLQVMETRAMSRMECMDAYGNVDIICTTSEFQTAAPCDGDFGSPAVFNDTLYGISSFISGCKTQSPQGFINVFFYRKFIDKVMNPNAAPNGCGILDLSLVHIVLVQLFCIVYGSFFVYFVH; the protein is encoded by the exons ATGTGTGCGATAATAGTTTTCGTTTTTACAGCCATCTGCTATCCTGCCGTGGCTGGTGTGCCCATTCGGCAACTT ACACCTGTTCCTCCAATCGAGGTCCCTGCTAAAGGACCTCCTCTTCCTGAGTCTACTGGAGGACCTCCTC CTGGCCAGCGGATCGTGGGAGGCCGCGAGGCATTGCCGCACGAGCACGGATACCAGGCGTGTCTTCTTAAGAAAACTCGTTATCTTTGTGGGGGCGCTATCCTCAGTGATATGTTTATCTTGACATCTGCCAACTGCGTATCAGA TTCTGCGCAATTGTATGTACTTGTGGGCCGCTACAATTTACTGGAAGCGGAGAGCAGTAGCCAGAGGATTCCGGTTGGGAAAGTATTTATTCACCCGGACTTTCATGCCAGTCTGAGTCACTTAAAGGCTGATATTGCTCttgtgaaattgaaaaagaagatagatatgaATG aTAAAGTTTTCCCTATCAAATTGCCGACTAGTGACGCGTACAATGGTATGCCTCTGGTGGTCACTGGGTGGGGGAAAACTT TGCACGCTCATGGACCAGGATTTATTCCCCTTCAAGTAATGGAAACCAGGGCAATGTCTCGTATGGAATGCATGGATGCTTATGGCAATGTGGACATAATTTGCACAACGTCGGAGTTTCAAACTGCAGCCCCTTGCGAT GGCGACTTCGGATCTCCGGCGGTGTTCAACGATACTCTCTATGGTATCAGTAGCTTCATATCGGGTTGTAAGACACAATCCCCTCAAGGATTCATTAATGTGTTTTTTTATCGCAAATTTATCGATAAAGTGATGAATCCTAATGCTGCACCCAATGGGTGCGGTATTTTGGATCTGTCATTAGTACATATTGTATTGGTTCAACTCTTTTGTATTGTATATgggagtttttttgtttattttgttcattaa